A region from the Cellvibrio sp. PSBB006 genome encodes:
- a CDS encoding glucan biosynthesis protein, which translates to MTFLCFGVMVQAQQQTPASSVSSSSAVASPVVDPVIADPEPNALFNAIEARAKSLAQDDFKPIEANIPDELANMNYDQYRSIHFRPEASLWRGESLFEIQLFHPGFLYREPVVLHMASSVGDPSLKFKQDFFNYVGQAEALAGKAPENIGFAGFRVHYPLNTNEYKDEFLVFQGASYFRLVGPGQVYGLSARGLAIDTAESSGEEFPVFREFWLVKPEPDQTRLVLYALLDSPSVTGAYRFEITPGAPTEMGVEARLFARRDIKKLGIAPLTSMFHHGENTTRFVDDFRPEVHDSDGLLVAAANGEWIWRPLSNQRALRVSSLADENPRGFGLLQRDRDFNHYLDMEADYELRPSLWVMPQGDWGKGRVELVEIPTDSEVNDNIVAYWVPEQAFKAGETRRFSYRLRTFDQHLAEQGGARVLRTRIGWGAVPGQSNPPPHSKRQFVIDFRGGELENLSADVPLEAELQKNSGTITDLMVTRLPDQKTWRVSFKLEPEGNNLVDMRMFIKLRDQRLTEVWSYVWYPDAIQ; encoded by the coding sequence ATGACGTTCTTATGTTTCGGCGTCATGGTGCAAGCGCAACAACAGACGCCGGCGTCCAGTGTTTCATCCTCATCGGCAGTTGCTTCTCCTGTTGTTGATCCCGTGATCGCCGACCCCGAGCCCAACGCGCTATTCAATGCGATTGAAGCGCGCGCAAAAAGTCTGGCACAAGACGACTTCAAACCGATAGAAGCCAATATTCCCGATGAACTGGCTAACATGAATTATGACCAGTATCGATCAATTCATTTTCGTCCGGAAGCGTCGCTCTGGCGTGGTGAATCCTTGTTTGAAATTCAATTATTCCATCCCGGGTTTTTATACCGGGAGCCGGTTGTGCTGCATATGGCCAGCAGCGTGGGCGACCCTTCGTTGAAGTTCAAACAGGACTTTTTTAATTACGTTGGCCAGGCTGAAGCATTGGCGGGCAAGGCGCCGGAAAATATCGGCTTTGCCGGTTTCCGTGTGCATTACCCGCTCAACACGAACGAATATAAAGATGAGTTCCTGGTATTTCAGGGTGCCTCGTATTTTCGGCTGGTTGGGCCGGGCCAGGTTTACGGTTTATCGGCACGCGGTCTGGCGATTGATACGGCGGAGTCCAGTGGTGAAGAGTTTCCGGTATTTCGCGAATTCTGGCTGGTAAAACCCGAGCCGGATCAAACCCGACTGGTGTTGTATGCCTTGCTCGACAGCCCGTCAGTGACCGGTGCTTATCGGTTTGAAATAACACCGGGCGCACCTACCGAAATGGGGGTGGAAGCACGTTTGTTTGCGCGGCGTGATATTAAAAAACTGGGCATAGCACCGCTGACCAGCATGTTCCATCACGGTGAAAACACGACACGTTTTGTCGATGATTTCCGTCCGGAAGTTCACGACTCCGATGGCTTGCTGGTTGCCGCGGCCAATGGCGAATGGATCTGGCGTCCGCTGAGTAATCAACGGGCGTTGCGGGTGTCCTCCCTTGCTGATGAAAATCCGCGCGGCTTTGGTTTACTGCAACGGGATCGCGATTTTAATCACTATCTCGATATGGAAGCCGATTATGAATTGCGCCCTAGCCTGTGGGTGATGCCGCAGGGTGATTGGGGTAAGGGCCGAGTTGAGTTGGTGGAGATTCCCACTGACAGTGAAGTGAATGACAACATCGTGGCTTATTGGGTACCTGAGCAAGCATTTAAAGCGGGCGAGACTCGGCGCTTCAGTTATCGCTTGCGCACCTTCGATCAACATCTGGCTGAACAGGGCGGCGCGCGCGTGTTGCGCACCCGTATCGGTTGGGGTGCTGTGCCCGGTCAAAGTAACCCGCCGCCGCACAGCAAGCGGCAGTTTGTGATCGATTTCCGTGGTGGTGAATTGGAAAATCTATCTGCCGATGTGCCGTTGGAAGCGGAGCTGCAAAAAAATTCCGGCACGATTACAGACTTGATGGTGACGCGTTTACCTGACCAGAAAACCTGGCGTGTATCTTTCAAGCTGGAACCCGAAGGCAATAACCTGGTGGATATGCGCATGTTCATCAAACTGCGTGACCAACGCCTGACTGAGGTATGGAGTTATGTCTGGTATCCCGATGCAATTCAATAA
- the mdoH gene encoding glucans biosynthesis glucosyltransferase MdoH gives MSGIPMQFNKLHARALPVDARLQPENSIRLPGESIRRPLFFILVLGTTVAGVSIMFNILAANNLMPLEAVLLFLFSITFGWITISFWSGLCGFVLQMMQRDPLSLKKMDLDRYRHQPITTHTAVVMPVYNEDTQRVIAGFEATLRSLAATGDMAHFDFYLLSDTTDPQVAQAELDAWQQLHERLGDLSAQIFYRRREKNIARKVGNLADFCQRWGSSYEHMIVLDADSIMTGDCLLQMTRAMQANPRAGLIQTVPIPVRQTTFFGRFVQFAAVLYSPMLATGLAFWQTNAANYWGHNAIIRVRPFIDYCGLPSLPGKAPFGGDILSHDFVEAAMLRRAGWDVFLLADLEGSYEEVPCNIIDYAKRDRRWVQGNIQHLGLLDIAGLHPVSRLHFLLGAVAYISSLIWLAMLALSTADAVIRAINSNVYFTEAYQLFPNWPIAKTGLIIALISLTITLLLLPKIMGIVVAITHRNRAFGGTWAIIKGAFIETLFAILIAPIMMAFHAYFVVSVILGFKVNWDAQEREGRLLPWGEAIARTSRTTLVAIAWGVVTFIYAPIFFWWLMPILTGLVLSAPIVRYSSSLYLGELMRRKHIFLCPSETEDDPVLRDMQQLLVQKVSPLPAPAMAPALPPDKWTEMREQNLAQMPF, from the coding sequence ATGTCTGGTATCCCGATGCAATTCAATAAACTGCACGCGCGCGCGTTGCCCGTTGACGCGCGCCTGCAACCGGAAAACAGTATTCGTTTACCGGGAGAGTCGATTCGCCGGCCGCTGTTTTTTATTCTGGTGTTAGGCACCACCGTGGCCGGTGTCTCGATCATGTTTAACATCCTCGCCGCCAATAATCTGATGCCGCTGGAAGCGGTGCTGTTATTTTTGTTTTCGATTACCTTTGGCTGGATCACCATTTCTTTCTGGAGTGGCCTCTGCGGATTTGTGTTGCAGATGATGCAGCGCGATCCGCTCTCGTTAAAAAAAATGGATCTCGATCGCTATCGTCACCAACCGATTACCACGCACACGGCAGTGGTGATGCCGGTATATAACGAAGACACGCAACGGGTCATCGCCGGTTTTGAAGCGACCTTGCGCTCCCTTGCAGCAACCGGTGATATGGCCCATTTTGATTTTTATCTATTGAGCGATACCACCGATCCCCAGGTGGCCCAGGCCGAGCTCGATGCCTGGCAACAACTGCATGAGCGGCTGGGTGATTTATCGGCGCAGATTTTCTATCGTCGCCGCGAAAAAAATATTGCGCGCAAAGTCGGTAACCTCGCCGATTTTTGTCAACGGTGGGGCAGCAGTTATGAACACATGATTGTGCTCGATGCCGACAGTATTATGACTGGTGATTGTCTGTTGCAAATGACGCGTGCCATGCAGGCTAATCCGCGCGCCGGTTTAATTCAGACAGTGCCGATTCCGGTAAGGCAAACCACTTTTTTTGGGCGCTTTGTTCAATTTGCAGCGGTACTTTACAGTCCCATGCTAGCCACGGGTTTGGCATTTTGGCAAACCAACGCCGCGAACTACTGGGGACACAACGCGATCATACGCGTACGCCCGTTTATCGATTATTGCGGTCTTCCCAGCTTACCCGGCAAAGCCCCCTTCGGTGGCGATATCCTGAGTCATGATTTTGTGGAGGCGGCGATGTTGCGTCGTGCTGGCTGGGATGTCTTCTTGCTGGCGGATCTGGAGGGCAGTTATGAAGAAGTGCCCTGCAATATTATCGACTATGCCAAGCGGGATCGTCGCTGGGTACAAGGCAATATCCAGCACCTTGGCTTGCTCGATATCGCCGGTCTGCATCCCGTCAGCCGTTTGCATTTTTTATTGGGTGCAGTCGCTTACATCTCCTCACTAATCTGGCTTGCCATGCTCGCACTGAGCACGGCGGATGCGGTTATTCGCGCGATCAACAGCAATGTGTATTTCACCGAAGCGTATCAATTGTTTCCCAACTGGCCGATTGCCAAGACTGGCCTGATCATTGCGTTGATCAGCTTGACCATTACCTTGCTGCTCTTGCCTAAAATCATGGGCATTGTAGTGGCGATTACACATCGCAATCGTGCTTTTGGTGGCACCTGGGCAATTATCAAAGGGGCTTTTATCGAAACCTTATTCGCTATCCTGATTGCGCCGATCATGATGGCGTTTCATGCGTATTTTGTTGTTTCAGTGATATTGGGTTTTAAGGTGAACTGGGATGCGCAGGAGCGAGAAGGCCGGCTGTTGCCGTGGGGCGAAGCGATTGCGCGCACGTCACGTACTACATTGGTGGCCATCGCCTGGGGCGTAGTGACATTTATCTACGCGCCGATTTTTTTCTGGTGGTTGATGCCGATCCTGACCGGACTGGTGCTGTCGGCACCTATCGTCCGTTATTCAAGCAGTTTGTATCTGGGTGAATTGATGCGGCGCAAGCATATCTTTTTATGCCCGAGTGAAACCGAGGATGATCCCGTCTTAAGGGATATGCAACAACTACTGGTCCAGAAGGTTTCACCACTACCCGCACCGGCGATGGCGCCGGCTTTACCGCCGGATAAGTGGACCGAGATGCGTGAACAGAATCTGGCACAAATGCCGTTTTAA
- a CDS encoding ATP-binding cassette domain-containing protein — MIQLQNISLQRGSKFLLESADLTIFPGQKIGLIGANGSGKSTLFQMLLGKIASDTGSCEVPRQWRIAHMAQEVGHTQRSALDYVLDGDTELRRLEREIAAAGQDGDRLAHLYGEMEQIFAYSAPARAQQLLSGLGFAPGDDIRPVSDFSGGWRIRLNLAQALMCPSDLLLLDEPTNHLDLDATLWLEQWLQRYPGTLIIISHDRDFLDNIIDRTVCIERNKLDNYAGNYSAFERQRAEKLAQQQVSFEKQQERIAHIEDFIRRFRAKASKARQAQSRIKELERMEKIAPAHIDSPFSFEFTCADKMSTPLVHIARGEIGYGDKTILHNVELSIVPETRIGLLGPNGAGKSSLIKTLAGSLPLLAGERTNGEHFKLGYFAQHQLEALDVKASAALHIQRMSPQAREQEVRDFLGSFDFHGERAFEPITHFSGGEKARLALAIIAWQKPNVLLLDEPTNHLDLEMRQALTMALQEFEGAVIVVSHDRHLLRNTVDQFLLVADGRVSEFDGDLEDYYRWLAQQKQSAPSEEKSTDNSPKVDKKNLRQQSAAQRQQLKPLTNKLKNLESQMEKLQRRLSEIEAQLSDVSIYEDVNKAHLQALLAEQTTLQPQLMECEENWLLVSEEIEAAS; from the coding sequence ATGATTCAATTACAAAACATCTCACTACAACGCGGCAGTAAATTTTTACTGGAATCCGCCGACCTCACCATTTTTCCGGGCCAGAAGATCGGCCTGATCGGTGCCAATGGCAGCGGTAAATCCACTCTCTTCCAGATGTTGCTGGGCAAGATTGCCAGTGACACCGGCAGCTGCGAGGTACCCCGGCAATGGCGTATCGCGCATATGGCGCAAGAGGTGGGGCATACCCAACGGTCCGCACTGGATTATGTGCTCGATGGTGACACCGAGTTGCGCCGCCTTGAACGGGAGATTGCCGCTGCCGGCCAGGATGGCGACCGGCTCGCACATCTATATGGCGAGATGGAGCAGATTTTTGCGTACTCCGCGCCAGCACGCGCGCAACAATTATTGAGTGGTCTGGGCTTCGCGCCGGGTGATGACATTCGCCCGGTAAGCGATTTCTCCGGTGGCTGGCGCATCCGTCTCAATCTTGCCCAGGCATTGATGTGCCCTTCCGATCTGCTGTTGCTCGACGAGCCCACCAACCACCTGGATCTGGACGCGACGCTGTGGCTGGAGCAATGGTTGCAGCGTTATCCCGGTACGCTGATTATCATCTCCCACGACCGGGATTTTCTCGACAATATTATTGATCGCACGGTGTGCATCGAGCGCAACAAACTCGATAACTATGCCGGCAACTATTCCGCCTTTGAACGGCAGCGCGCTGAAAAGCTGGCGCAACAGCAAGTGAGTTTCGAGAAGCAGCAGGAACGCATTGCGCACATTGAAGATTTTATCCGCCGCTTCCGCGCCAAGGCCTCCAAGGCTCGCCAGGCCCAAAGCCGGATCAAAGAACTGGAACGCATGGAGAAGATTGCACCGGCGCACATCGACTCTCCATTTAGTTTTGAATTTACTTGCGCCGATAAGATGTCCACGCCGTTGGTACACATTGCGCGCGGTGAAATCGGTTATGGCGATAAAACCATCCTGCACAACGTTGAACTGAGTATTGTGCCGGAGACTCGCATCGGTTTACTGGGGCCTAACGGTGCAGGAAAATCCAGTTTGATCAAAACCCTCGCTGGCAGTCTGCCACTGCTGGCCGGCGAGCGAACCAACGGCGAACATTTCAAGCTGGGTTATTTTGCCCAACATCAGTTGGAAGCCTTGGATGTGAAGGCTTCGGCAGCGCTGCATATCCAACGGATGTCTCCCCAGGCACGCGAACAGGAAGTGCGCGACTTCCTCGGCAGTTTTGACTTTCATGGTGAGCGCGCCTTTGAGCCCATCACCCATTTTTCCGGCGGCGAAAAGGCGCGTCTCGCACTCGCGATCATTGCCTGGCAAAAACCGAACGTACTACTGCTCGATGAACCGACCAACCATCTCGATCTGGAGATGCGCCAGGCATTGACTATGGCCTTGCAGGAATTTGAAGGCGCCGTCATCGTTGTGTCACACGATCGTCACTTGTTGCGCAATACCGTGGATCAGTTTTTATTGGTGGCGGACGGGCGCGTGAGCGAATTTGATGGTGACCTGGAAGATTATTACCGCTGGCTTGCCCAACAAAAACAATCGGCGCCCAGCGAGGAGAAATCCACTGACAACTCGCCCAAGGTAGACAAAAAAAATCTCCGCCAGCAATCGGCGGCGCAACGACAGCAACTCAAGCCGTTGACCAATAAATTAAAAAACCTCGAAAGTCAGATGGAAAAATTGCAGCGCAGACTTAGCGAGATCGAAGCGCAGCTCAGTGATGTCAGTATCTATGAAGACGTCAACAAAGCGCATTTGCAAGCGTTGCTGGCAGAGCAAACCACGCTGCAGCCACAGCTAATGGAATGCGAAGAAAATTGGTTGTTGGTGAGCGAGGAGATTGAAGCGGCCAGTTAA
- a CDS encoding TIGR02444 family protein — translation MTPPAPSLWDFSLALYSAPDVESICLRLQDDFQVNVNILLWCCWLEVRSIRLTPMRLEQACQRIDSWDQSVVAPLRHLRRDIKQHYLANDPQVEACRQAIKSAELAAEKVELDWLETLTDDWLVDTTPLPLGENSLRYLNALCVPQNLIEEMLAYLVGREIGSEY, via the coding sequence ATGACACCGCCAGCGCCATCTTTATGGGACTTTTCCCTCGCGCTTTATAGCGCGCCAGATGTAGAAAGCATCTGCTTGCGTTTGCAGGATGACTTTCAGGTCAACGTCAATATCCTGTTGTGGTGTTGCTGGCTGGAAGTGCGCAGTATTCGTCTGACCCCTATGCGCCTGGAGCAGGCCTGCCAACGTATCGATTCATGGGATCAATCTGTCGTCGCGCCTTTGCGGCATCTGCGACGAGACATCAAACAGCATTACCTTGCGAATGACCCGCAGGTTGAAGCCTGCCGCCAAGCGATCAAATCGGCGGAACTGGCAGCGGAAAAAGTGGAACTGGATTGGCTGGAAACGCTGACTGACGATTGGCTCGTGGATACGACGCCACTGCCGTTGGGGGAAAATTCATTGCGTTATCTGAACGCTCTGTGTGTGCCACAGAATTTGATCGAAGAGATGCTGGCTTATTTGGTGGGAAGAGAAATCGGAAGTGAATATTAG
- a CDS encoding FKBP-type peptidyl-prolyl cis-trans isomerase has translation MINKKLLVGLVSSVVLVVGCEKQAEEPKAVELTTLEQKVNYTIARNLANNFKQNGLVVDPDSFMLALNDVRDGVDSRLTEEEMQTVMQTFQEQAMAKREEEQKKLADENAEKGKAFLEENKAKEGVTTTESGLQYRVITEGSGVKPKATDTVTVHYSGKLLDGTEFDSSYSRNEPATFDLNSVIPGWTEGLQLMPQGSKWELVIPSDLAYGPGANGPIPPNSVLVFEVELLEVKAAEAE, from the coding sequence ATGATTAACAAAAAACTACTTGTGGGCTTGGTGTCTTCTGTTGTTCTTGTGGTGGGTTGTGAAAAACAGGCTGAGGAACCCAAAGCTGTTGAGTTGACCACGCTCGAACAGAAAGTGAACTACACCATTGCCCGCAATCTGGCAAATAACTTCAAGCAAAATGGTCTGGTGGTTGATCCGGACAGTTTCATGTTAGCGCTTAACGATGTGCGTGACGGTGTTGATTCCCGTCTGACCGAAGAAGAGATGCAGACTGTCATGCAGACCTTCCAGGAACAAGCCATGGCCAAGCGTGAAGAAGAGCAGAAAAAACTCGCCGACGAGAATGCTGAGAAAGGTAAGGCATTCCTTGAGGAAAACAAAGCTAAAGAAGGTGTGACCACTACTGAAAGCGGTTTGCAATATCGCGTGATCACCGAAGGTTCCGGTGTTAAACCAAAAGCAACCGATACCGTGACTGTGCACTACAGTGGCAAATTGCTGGATGGTACTGAATTCGACAGTTCCTATTCACGCAACGAACCCGCCACTTTTGATCTGAACAGTGTGATTCCAGGTTGGACTGAAGGTCTGCAATTGATGCCACAAGGTTCCAAGTGGGAATTGGTTATCCCATCTGACCTGGCATACGGCCCAGGTGCCAACGGTCCGATTCCGCCAAACTCTGTCCTGGTGTTTGAAGTGGAGCTGCTGGAAGTGAAAGCGGCTGAAGCGGAGTAA
- the rsd gene encoding sigma D regulator, which translates to MLDNCKNAKELWGGVSVIIDRWLQERQDMLVQYCALSGLEATTENEALRGAKLRTLCQILVDYVSAGHFEIYDQLMKEGRQFEDTEALKEAGTLFSVVDKTTEQILDFNDKYLETDDLSSLDPDLSELGETLEVRFSAEDRMIAVLHTSHKDLVS; encoded by the coding sequence ATGCTAGACAATTGTAAAAACGCCAAAGAGCTCTGGGGTGGCGTCAGCGTAATCATTGATCGCTGGCTGCAAGAGCGACAAGACATGCTCGTGCAATACTGTGCACTGAGCGGCCTTGAAGCCACCACTGAAAACGAAGCCCTGCGCGGAGCGAAGTTGCGTACCCTGTGCCAAATTCTGGTGGATTATGTCTCGGCAGGCCACTTTGAAATTTACGATCAACTCATGAAAGAAGGTCGGCAATTCGAGGATACCGAAGCATTAAAAGAAGCCGGCACTCTCTTCTCTGTAGTCGATAAAACCACTGAACAAATTCTCGATTTCAACGATAAATATCTGGAAACCGATGATCTCTCGTCACTCGATCCGGACCTCTCCGAATTGGGAGAAACCCTGGAGGTGCGCTTCAGCGCCGAAGACCGCATGATTGCGGTACTGCACACGTCTCACAAAGATCTGGTCAGCTAG
- a CDS encoding disulfide bond formation protein B, which produces MLPSIRQTNLIIFLGCVGLMLIAAYMEHVMGLEPCPLCITQRAFVILVGLIALIAFLHNPDRVGRRVYSILGILAAITGGAFSSRQLWLQSLPEDQVPACGPGLSYMFDVYPFLQALEVLLQGDGNCAKVDWSLFGISIAGWTLVAFIGLVLINLFQTWRKG; this is translated from the coding sequence ATGTTGCCCAGTATTCGCCAGACAAATTTAATTATCTTCCTCGGTTGCGTTGGTTTGATGTTGATCGCTGCCTATATGGAGCATGTCATGGGGCTGGAACCCTGCCCCTTATGTATTACCCAGCGCGCCTTCGTGATTCTTGTGGGGCTCATCGCCCTTATCGCCTTCCTGCATAATCCCGATCGCGTCGGCCGACGGGTCTACAGTATTTTGGGTATCCTCGCGGCAATCACCGGCGGCGCGTTCTCCAGTCGTCAGCTGTGGCTGCAAAGCCTGCCGGAAGATCAGGTGCCGGCCTGTGGCCCCGGCTTATCCTATATGTTCGATGTGTATCCTTTTCTTCAGGCACTGGAAGTTTTACTGCAAGGCGACGGCAATTGCGCGAAGGTGGACTGGTCATTGTTTGGTATCAGCATCGCCGGCTGGACACTGGTAGCGTTCATCGGCCTGGTATTGATCAACCTGTTTCAGACCTGGCGGAAAGGCTGA
- a CDS encoding flagellar basal body-associated FliL family protein, which translates to MNIAMGYWGRQSLWLVLMGCLLSPCISVASGGGGGASGPYIELKPAFVVNYGGVGKIKYLKADISLRVDDPEAIEAVNHHMPLIRNALVLLFSRQTDEAMASVEGKEAMRQDSLTEINRLLEEETGHQAAIKDVLFNNLVMQR; encoded by the coding sequence ATGAATATTGCTATGGGTTACTGGGGCAGACAAAGTTTATGGTTGGTTTTGATGGGTTGCCTGTTGAGTCCATGTATCTCTGTTGCCAGTGGCGGTGGCGGGGGAGCCAGCGGCCCCTACATTGAGCTCAAACCGGCCTTCGTGGTGAATTACGGTGGCGTGGGCAAGATCAAATATCTCAAAGCGGATATTTCATTGCGGGTGGATGATCCTGAAGCGATTGAAGCGGTCAACCACCATATGCCGCTTATCCGCAACGCGTTGGTGTTGTTATTCAGTCGTCAGACCGACGAAGCCATGGCGAGTGTCGAAGGCAAAGAAGCCATGCGACAGGATTCATTGACGGAGATTAATCGCCTGTTGGAAGAGGAAACAGGTCATCAGGCAGCCATCAAAGATGTGCTGTTCAATAATCTGGTGATGCAGAGGTAG
- the gshA gene encoding glutamate--cysteine ligase, with protein MSQPSPSSTTRQASSFHPLLQAFSQPLHNATFAGILRGLEKESLRVLPDGTLAQTDHPLALGSALKHPHITTDYSEALLEFITEPFRSIADLLQQLEDVHRFTYQQLDQQGERLWPASMPCSLGTDEQIPVARYGSSNSGTMKTIYRIGLGHRYGRSMQTIAGIHYNFSLPNEFWLALQQEEGNQLSLQDYKTQRYFALIRNFRRYFWLLIYLFGASPAVCSSFVKGRPHQLQAFDAQAKSLYMPYATSLRMGDLGYQSDAQQSLIVCYNNLPSYLKTLYGAISTRHPAYEAVGVKDALGNYQQLNTNLLQIENEFYSSIRPKHPAQSGETALQALRLRGVEYVEVRCIDLNPYEPLGITAEQMHVMDAFLLFCLLHDSPLTGAEEYREGQDNQKRVVYDGRDPELMLIRHRESISMRRWAEEILAGTAECAALLDQANGGDQYRQAVAAQSLKLAHPELTPSARVLQDMRTEQKTFFGHTMGLAEQHRQYFASRPLEVEKEMYYQNLARRSLAEQRELEATPQLPFEAYLENYYAQYRCCVND; from the coding sequence TTGTCGCAACCATCCCCATCATCCACTACCCGGCAAGCGTCATCATTCCACCCATTATTGCAGGCATTTTCCCAACCCCTGCACAACGCCACCTTCGCCGGCATTCTGCGGGGTCTGGAAAAAGAAAGCCTGCGCGTGCTGCCGGATGGCACCCTGGCACAAACGGATCACCCCCTCGCCTTGGGCTCTGCGCTTAAACACCCGCATATCACCACGGATTACAGTGAAGCTCTTTTGGAATTTATCACCGAGCCCTTCCGTAGCATCGCTGATTTATTGCAACAACTGGAAGATGTGCACCGCTTTACCTACCAGCAACTGGACCAACAAGGCGAACGCCTTTGGCCCGCCAGTATGCCTTGCTCGCTGGGTACGGATGAACAGATTCCCGTTGCGCGTTACGGCAGTTCCAACAGCGGCACCATGAAGACGATTTATCGGATCGGTCTGGGGCATCGTTATGGTCGTTCCATGCAGACCATCGCCGGCATTCACTACAACTTTTCTTTACCCAATGAATTCTGGCTTGCACTGCAACAGGAAGAAGGCAACCAATTGTCGTTGCAGGATTATAAAACCCAGCGCTATTTCGCCTTGATCCGCAATTTCCGCCGCTATTTCTGGCTACTGATTTATTTATTTGGTGCGTCGCCGGCGGTGTGCAGTTCGTTCGTAAAAGGTCGCCCGCATCAGTTGCAAGCTTTCGATGCGCAGGCCAAATCACTATACATGCCTTACGCCACTTCGCTGCGTATGGGTGATCTCGGTTATCAAAGCGATGCGCAACAATCCTTGATTGTCTGTTACAACAATCTGCCCAGCTATCTCAAAACACTTTACGGTGCTATCTCCACCCGACATCCGGCTTATGAAGCGGTCGGTGTGAAAGATGCACTGGGCAATTATCAGCAGCTCAACACCAACCTGTTGCAAATCGAGAATGAGTTTTACAGCAGTATTCGTCCCAAGCATCCGGCGCAATCTGGCGAAACAGCGTTGCAGGCGCTGCGCTTGCGCGGTGTGGAATATGTGGAAGTGCGCTGTATCGATCTCAATCCTTATGAACCGCTCGGTATTACCGCTGAACAAATGCATGTGATGGACGCATTTTTATTATTTTGTCTGCTGCACGACAGCCCGCTCACGGGCGCAGAAGAATATCGTGAGGGTCAGGATAACCAGAAGCGTGTGGTCTATGACGGCCGCGATCCGGAGCTGATGTTGATACGCCATCGGGAATCCATCAGCATGCGCCGTTGGGCCGAAGAGATCCTCGCCGGTACAGCCGAATGTGCTGCCTTGTTGGATCAAGCCAATGGGGGAGATCAATATCGGCAGGCAGTCGCGGCACAATCCCTGAAGCTGGCTCACCCGGAGCTGACACCATCAGCACGCGTGCTGCAGGATATGCGCACCGAACAGAAAACTTTTTTTGGCCACACCATGGGGCTGGCGGAGCAACATCGACAGTATTTTGCAAGCCGACCACTGGAGGTCGAAAAGGAAATGTATTACCAGAATCTTGCGCGACGTTCACTGGCGGAACAGCGGGAGCTTGAAGCTACGCCGCAATTACCCTTTGAAGCCTATCTCGAAAATTATTATGCGCAATACCGCTGCTGCGTGAACGATTAA
- a CDS encoding hydrogen peroxide-inducible genes activator has protein sequence MTLTELRYIVTLAQEQHFGRAADRCHVSQPTLSIAVKKLEDELGVALFERTKTRVQPTPLGEQIVAQAHRVLEQTAAIKDIADAGKDQLSSPLAVGAIFTIGPYLLPQFIPHLQKLASRMPLYVEEGYTATLGKKLRNGELDVIIVALPFTEPDVVTQPLFDESFVVLMPHNHPLANRDAIDPRDLDDQDVLLLGEGHCFRDQVLATCPHLQSTEERASQRIHTAAEGSTLETLRHMVASGLGITILPLSAAQTSLYAPNLLVTRPFTEPAPKRTLALAWRASFPRHKAIDVLRKAIQVSSEAYWNYSTQREPGASGLMVENNQW, from the coding sequence ATGACTCTCACAGAGCTGCGTTATATCGTCACCCTCGCGCAGGAGCAGCACTTCGGCCGTGCTGCGGATCGCTGTCATGTCAGCCAGCCTACCCTGAGTATTGCCGTCAAGAAGTTGGAAGATGAACTGGGCGTAGCCCTGTTTGAGCGGACCAAAACCCGCGTGCAACCCACGCCGCTTGGCGAACAGATTGTGGCCCAGGCCCATCGCGTGCTGGAACAAACTGCCGCAATCAAAGACATTGCCGATGCCGGTAAAGACCAACTGAGCAGCCCACTGGCGGTGGGCGCAATCTTTACCATTGGTCCCTACCTGTTACCGCAATTTATTCCCCATTTGCAAAAGCTCGCCAGCCGTATGCCCTTATATGTTGAAGAGGGCTACACCGCGACCCTGGGCAAGAAATTGCGCAATGGCGAGCTGGATGTGATTATCGTGGCGCTGCCTTTTACCGAGCCGGATGTGGTTACCCAACCCTTGTTTGACGAATCCTTCGTGGTGTTGATGCCCCACAATCATCCGCTGGCTAATAGGGATGCTATCGACCCTCGCGATCTCGATGATCAGGATGTCTTGTTGTTGGGTGAAGGGCATTGTTTCCGCGATCAGGTGCTGGCGACCTGTCCGCACCTGCAATCCACCGAAGAACGCGCGTCCCAGCGTATCCACACGGCCGCCGAAGGCAGCACCCTTGAGACACTGCGCCACATGGTGGCTTCAGGTCTGGGGATAACCATTCTGCCCCTGTCTGCTGCGCAAACCTCGTTATATGCCCCTAATCTGCTGGTGACCCGCCCGTTTACCGAGCCGGCTCCCAAACGCACCCTGGCGCTCGCCTGGCGCGCCAGTTTTCCGCGTCACAAGGCAATTGATGTGTTGCGCAAGGCAATCCAGGTGTCCAGTGAAGCCTATTGGAATTACAGTACCCAGCGTGAACCTGGGGCATCAGGGTTGATGGTGGAAAATAATCAGTGGTAG